Part of the Flagellimonas eckloniae genome, TAAAAGTGCTTTCAATACATCTATTCGGTCTTGCCAATTTTCATCCAATAACTTTCCTTGGGTTGCATTTGGCGAGGGGTCACCAAAAAAATCGGTATAATAATTTTCCCCCCAGGTGCCTATAAAACCCATTTGTACAGCAGTGATAACATCAGCATTTGTAGTTAGAACAGCACCCAATTGTTGGATTTGAGCCAAAACGACATCTTTAGGGGCGTCTCCATAAGGAGGGCAAATAAAACCTTCATTGCAATTGCCAGAATTTGAGGTTACTGTGTAAGTGAATCGCGGTATTATCTTTATACCTGCGTTTCTGGCAGCATCAAAATCAAGTTGCATGTTGTCTAAGAATGTTTGGGAAATAGTGCCATTGGTAAAATCATCAAGTATAAAATACCTGAATACCATCGTATTTATGGTTTCATAATTAGCCCCTTCCGCAGACGTTGATGTTCTGTACCCCCTTAGTTCATCTTCATCCAATACCTGATAATTACTTGCCCTCGTTTCTGAATATTTATAGAAACCACGGTCTGGGTTGGCAAAGTCTGAATCATCAACAGAATAGGTAACTGTTGTTTTGGTTGTTGTATCCGAATCAGGATTGGAAGTGTTGTCATTACTATTGCAAGACAATACAAAATAGACTAATAGTGCATATAGGTAACTCATGATTTTCATGGCAATTAAATTGATAACGTTATGTAGTGTTCCTACATAGGCTGACCATTACTAGTTATCTTCTCTTCTGGCTCTTCCTCTTCTGGGTCAATAGCCAAAAGAAAAGCGGCGACTATTGCCAAAACAATACCAGCAATTTTAAAAATACCCGGCAAGACTCCCACTACAATCATTGCTATAATAGCTGTTATCAATGGAGCACCTGCATTGGTCAGTGGTGAAACCACCATGGCCTTACCGTATCTAAATGCAAATACCAGGCAAAGAGCACCAATTGCATTTAATATTTGTATTCCAGCTGCAAGCCATGGGCCATTTGCACCCCAATTGATTTCTTGTGTAAAATCGGTCATTAAAAGTGCCACAGGGATGATTAACAAACCTGTTATCATCATATAGAAAAAAATACTTTCGGCATTCATGATTTTGTTTGCAAACTTCATAAAATACGCCTGAATGCCCCATGCGGCCAATACAAGAACGGCCAAAATAAACCATGAAACACCATAGTTTCCTGATTCATTTCCTGTTGAATATTCAAATAACGGAAGTGCGATTATGGCAAGCACAATACCTATAGTTCCTTTTAGGCCTGTTCGCTCCTTCAGAAAGAAATAGGACAAAACAATTGTTATCACAGGAGAAAGGGATATTATAGGAAAGATAAGATAGGTTGGCCCTACCGTTACGGCATGAAAAAGGACCATCTGCCCACCAGCTCCCAAAAGACCGATTAGACAACCATAAAAGATAGATTTTTTATCGTACTGTAATTTCCAGTTGATACGATTTAGCACAAAAATGGCCGGGGGAATCATAGTAATTGCCCATACACAATAGATTAAGGTATCTGGAAATCCGTTTTCTGCAGGAAGCCCTGTAAAAGCCCCCCAAACACCCCAAAAAATTGTAGTTACTAAAGCGTATATCAACCAAGGTTTTGATTTCATTATATTAGTATTAGTTGGTTATAAATTTCTTTTCAAGCGCAGAGTCCCATCATTTTCGAGTTCTTGAGAGCAGGCCCATTTTATAGCATATTTTACACCCTTTACTTCTATTTCCGCTTTTAGACTTAAGGTATCCCACAGAGTATCTTTTGGAAAAGTAAAAGAAGCTTGTCTTACTTTACCTGGTAATGGGTACCCTGGATCCATACTTCCTGAAGAAACCATATTCCCTGCTTCATCAACAATAGAAATACAAAGCGCTCCAGGCACTCCAGAGATACCGTCATTGACTAATCCCAATATTAATCCGGGGTATCCATCTTTTTCAAAACACCAAATCCAAGAGGGCCGTATACGGTATCCTATATTTGCAGCAAGGCCATCTAATGGCTCCGGATGCTTTCCATAATAGCCCAAAAGGTTTTCAAAAGAGATATTGTGCCAGTTCCAAAGAGAATAATAAGTAGGGCTGACATCTTTTATATGCGCGATTATATTTTCATTTCTTGTAATTCCTTCAAAGGCGGTCTTATTGTTAACCTGTTCTGTGCGCAAACCTTGCTCTATTGTAGCTCCTATCCATG contains:
- a CDS encoding EamA family transporter, encoding MKSKPWLIYALVTTIFWGVWGAFTGLPAENGFPDTLIYCVWAITMIPPAIFVLNRINWKLQYDKKSIFYGCLIGLLGAGGQMVLFHAVTVGPTYLIFPIISLSPVITIVLSYFFLKERTGLKGTIGIVLAIIALPLFEYSTGNESGNYGVSWFILAVLVLAAWGIQAYFMKFANKIMNAESIFFYMMITGLLIIPVALLMTDFTQEINWGANGPWLAAGIQILNAIGALCLVFAFRYGKAMVVSPLTNAGAPLITAIIAMIVVGVLPGIFKIAGIVLAIVAAFLLAIDPEEEEPEEKITSNGQPM